The Halobacterium sp. CBA1132 genome has a segment encoding these proteins:
- a CDS encoding methylmalonyl-CoA mutase produces the protein MFDDEDLAEIRESHEEWEEDSLSPTLDRFGERKDEFRTDTGGQAVDALYTPEDVSDLDYEADLGFPGEDPYTRGVYPTMYRGRLWTMRQYAGFGTPEETNERFHYLLDEGQTGLSMAFDLPTQMGYDSDATMAQGEVGKSGVAIDTLADFEKVFDGIPLDEVSTSMTINAPASVLLAMYIAVGDQQGVDREELRGTIQNDILKEYIARNTYIFPPEPSMRIITDIFEFCAAETPKFNTISISGYHIREAGATAAQEIAFTLGDGIEYVETALDAGLDVDEFAPQLSFFFNAHNNIFEEVAKFRAARRMWAKIMEERFDAQNPKSKQLKFHTQTAGSTLTAQQIDNNIVRVGYQALAAVLGGTQSLHTNGKDEALSIPTEESVRTALRTQQILAHESGAADTIDPLAGSYYVENLTDEVEEEAREILDDVDDRGGMRQAVEDQWVQRQIQDVAFERQQEIEEGDRIIVGVNEFEVEDEPEVDIEDVTEEDERRKVDGLEDVKTDRDEEAVEAALADLKDAAEGDENVMPYIVDAVKAYASVGEICNALRDVFGEHRPGAAL, from the coding sequence ATGTTCGACGACGAGGACCTCGCGGAAATCCGCGAGTCCCACGAGGAGTGGGAGGAAGACTCCCTCTCCCCGACTCTCGACCGGTTCGGGGAGCGCAAAGACGAGTTCCGGACTGACACGGGCGGGCAGGCGGTCGACGCCCTCTACACGCCCGAGGACGTGTCCGACCTCGACTACGAGGCGGACCTCGGGTTCCCCGGCGAGGACCCCTACACGCGCGGCGTCTATCCGACGATGTACCGGGGGCGTCTGTGGACGATGCGCCAGTACGCGGGCTTCGGCACGCCCGAGGAGACCAACGAGCGCTTCCACTACCTCCTCGACGAGGGACAGACCGGGCTGTCGATGGCGTTCGACCTCCCGACGCAGATGGGTTACGACTCCGACGCGACGATGGCTCAAGGCGAAGTCGGGAAGTCCGGCGTGGCAATCGACACGCTCGCGGACTTCGAGAAGGTCTTCGACGGCATCCCGCTGGACGAGGTGTCGACGTCGATGACCATCAACGCGCCCGCCAGCGTCCTCTTGGCGATGTACATTGCGGTCGGCGACCAGCAGGGCGTCGACCGCGAAGAACTCCGGGGGACCATCCAGAACGACATCCTCAAGGAGTACATCGCGCGGAACACGTACATCTTCCCGCCGGAGCCGTCGATGCGTATCATCACGGACATCTTCGAGTTCTGCGCCGCGGAGACGCCGAAGTTCAACACCATCTCCATCTCGGGGTACCACATCCGCGAGGCGGGCGCGACGGCGGCCCAGGAAATCGCGTTCACGCTCGGCGACGGCATCGAGTACGTCGAGACGGCGCTGGACGCGGGACTGGACGTCGACGAGTTCGCGCCCCAACTCTCCTTCTTCTTCAACGCCCACAACAACATCTTCGAGGAGGTCGCGAAGTTCCGCGCCGCCCGCCGCATGTGGGCGAAAATTATGGAGGAGCGCTTCGACGCACAGAACCCCAAGAGCAAGCAGTTGAAGTTCCACACGCAGACCGCGGGGTCGACGCTCACCGCCCAGCAGATCGACAACAACATCGTGCGCGTCGGCTATCAGGCGCTGGCGGCTGTCCTCGGCGGCACGCAGAGCCTCCACACGAACGGGAAAGACGAGGCGCTCTCGATTCCCACCGAGGAGTCCGTTCGTACCGCGCTGCGGACCCAGCAGATTCTCGCCCACGAGTCCGGCGCCGCGGACACCATCGACCCGCTGGCGGGGAGTTACTACGTCGAGAACCTCACCGACGAGGTCGAAGAAGAGGCCCGCGAGATTCTGGACGACGTGGACGACCGCGGCGGGATGCGGCAAGCAGTGGAAGACCAGTGGGTGCAGCGCCAGATTCAGGACGTGGCCTTCGAGCGCCAGCAGGAAATCGAGGAGGGCGACCGCATCATCGTCGGCGTCAACGAGTTCGAGGTCGAGGACGAACCCGAGGTCGACATCGAGGACGTCACCGAGGAGGACGAGCGCCGCAAAGTCGACGGCTTGGAGGACGTGAAGACCGACCGCGACGAGGAGGCCGTCGAGGCGGCGCTCGCGGACCTGAAAGATGCGGCTGAGGGCGACGAGAACGTGATGCCGTACATCGTGGACGCGGTGAAGGCGTACGCCAGCGTCGGCGAAATCTGTAACGCGCTCCGTGACGTGTTCGGCGAGCACCGGCCCGGCGCCGCGCTGTAG
- a CDS encoding oxidoreductase, whose protein sequence is MFNDSGWTADELPDQSGRNVVVTGANSGIGYEATGAFAAAGAHVVLACRSVERGEEAADDVREKYPGASLTVHELDLADLDSVAAFADWYETTYDSLSVLANNAGVMAIPRSETADGFETQFGVNHLGHFALTGHLLDVLRRTSGATRVVTQSSMAHESGEIDFEDLQHEDEYDKWGAYGQSKLANLLFAYELDRRLRAANASVTSVACHPGFAATNLQLRGPEAEGSRLRLLAMKAANAVLAQSAEAGAWPLLYAATHPAVDGGEYVGPGGLLNMRGHPEEQESNDRSQDESTARRLWSVSEDLTGVSFDLPAPSDD, encoded by the coding sequence ATGTTCAACGACAGCGGCTGGACCGCCGACGAGCTGCCCGACCAGTCCGGGCGGAACGTCGTCGTGACGGGCGCGAACAGCGGTATCGGCTACGAGGCGACGGGAGCGTTCGCGGCGGCGGGCGCCCACGTCGTGCTGGCGTGCCGGAGCGTCGAACGCGGCGAGGAGGCAGCCGACGACGTCCGCGAGAAGTACCCGGGCGCGTCGCTGACCGTCCACGAACTCGACCTCGCGGACCTCGACTCCGTGGCGGCGTTCGCGGACTGGTACGAGACGACTTACGACTCGCTGTCCGTGCTCGCGAACAACGCGGGCGTGATGGCGATTCCGCGCTCGGAGACCGCGGACGGCTTCGAGACGCAGTTCGGCGTCAACCACCTCGGGCACTTCGCGCTCACCGGCCATCTCCTCGACGTGCTGCGGCGGACGAGCGGTGCGACGCGCGTCGTCACGCAGTCCAGCATGGCCCACGAGAGCGGCGAAATCGACTTCGAGGACCTCCAGCACGAGGACGAGTACGACAAGTGGGGGGCGTACGGCCAGTCGAAGCTCGCGAACCTGCTGTTCGCGTACGAACTCGACCGCCGGCTGCGCGCCGCGAACGCCAGCGTCACCAGCGTCGCTTGCCACCCCGGGTTCGCCGCGACGAATCTCCAGTTGCGCGGCCCCGAAGCCGAGGGGTCGCGGCTGCGCCTGCTCGCGATGAAGGCCGCCAACGCCGTGCTCGCGCAGAGCGCCGAAGCGGGCGCGTGGCCGCTGCTGTACGCCGCCACGCACCCCGCCGTGGACGGCGGCGAGTATGTCGGCCCCGGTGGTTTGCTGAATATGCGCGGCCACCCCGAGGAGCAGGAGTCCAACGACCGCTCGCAGGACGAGTCGACCGCGCGCAGGCTCTGGTCGGTCTCCGAGGACCTCACTGGCGTCTCCTTCGACCTCCCCGCACCGAGCGACGACTGA
- the mce gene encoding methylmalonyl-CoA epimerase, with amino-acid sequence MHVDHIGVVTDDADRLTGLYGTLFDAPAVHEETFDGLRVVFLDLDGDGYFELLEPVAADTDISAYLDREGPGIHHVALATDDIEAALATAREAGVELIDEQPREGAWGHDVAFLHPRDTGGALVEFVQH; translated from the coding sequence ATGCACGTCGACCACATCGGCGTCGTCACCGACGACGCTGACAGGCTCACGGGGCTGTACGGGACGCTGTTCGACGCGCCCGCAGTCCACGAAGAGACGTTCGACGGCCTCCGCGTCGTCTTCCTCGACCTCGACGGCGACGGCTACTTCGAACTCCTCGAACCGGTCGCCGCGGACACCGACATTAGCGCGTACCTCGACCGCGAGGGGCCGGGCATCCACCACGTCGCGCTCGCGACCGACGACATCGAAGCCGCGCTCGCCACCGCTCGCGAGGCGGGCGTCGAACTAATCGACGAACAACCGCGAGAAGGCGCGTGGGGTCACGACGTCGCGTTTCTCCACCCACGGGACACGGGTGGCGCGCTCGTGGAGTTCGTCCAGCACTAG
- a CDS encoding NUDIX hydrolase codes for MSSSGRDRVRQRLAGLERDYGAFHVVEEETVVPRAVYTDCLQAAESGSLGGARVVLRHGDEVLLVRYRDHAEAWDFPGGSTERGEFHEDTAKFRVHDDVGATCTLTGVERVIEQSFALVEGGDGVTGLWVFFAAEPDDRNLSLSEDIVEARWFDAADPPDAIGPHVSAILAD; via the coding sequence GTGTCGTCTAGTGGTCGGGACCGAGTCCGCCAGCGGCTCGCCGGCCTCGAACGAGACTACGGAGCGTTCCACGTCGTCGAGGAGGAGACCGTCGTCCCGCGCGCCGTCTACACCGACTGCCTGCAAGCGGCCGAATCGGGGTCACTGGGCGGCGCGCGCGTCGTGCTCCGACACGGCGACGAGGTACTGCTCGTCCGCTACCGCGACCACGCCGAGGCGTGGGACTTCCCCGGCGGGTCGACGGAGCGCGGCGAGTTCCACGAGGACACCGCGAAGTTCCGCGTCCACGACGACGTCGGCGCGACGTGTACGCTGACCGGCGTCGAGCGCGTCATCGAGCAGTCGTTCGCGCTCGTGGAGGGCGGGGACGGCGTCACCGGCCTGTGGGTGTTCTTCGCGGCCGAACCCGACGACCGCAACCTCTCGCTGTCCGAGGACATCGTGGAGGCGCGGTGGTTCGACGCCGCGGACCCGCCGGACGCCATCGGCCCGCACGTCAGCGCGATTCTCGCGGACTAG
- a CDS encoding FAD-dependent oxidoreductase yields MDETAVPVRAVRDAGPDTVAVVFESPDGFEAEPGQFVQVFGEFEGEREGRFYTLSSPDVAETFEITVEVDPEGTLGPWLASRDPGDEVVVSGPFGDDYYEGEDSVVVLAGGPGVGPAVAVGERALADGADVTVVYQDDEPVHEDRLAALADAGARVVFVSDGVDAAVRSLTGPTDAVPFVYGFAGFCEAAVGALDAAGFDIDAAKVESFGPAP; encoded by the coding sequence ATGGACGAGACAGCAGTTCCGGTGCGGGCAGTCCGCGACGCGGGCCCCGACACCGTCGCCGTGGTGTTCGAGAGCCCCGACGGGTTCGAGGCCGAGCCCGGCCAGTTCGTACAGGTGTTCGGCGAGTTCGAGGGGGAGCGCGAGGGTCGCTTCTACACGCTCTCCTCGCCGGATGTCGCGGAGACGTTCGAGATTACGGTCGAAGTAGACCCCGAAGGGACGCTCGGGCCGTGGTTGGCGTCGCGCGACCCCGGCGACGAGGTCGTCGTCTCGGGGCCGTTCGGCGACGACTACTACGAGGGTGAGGACAGCGTCGTCGTGCTCGCGGGCGGGCCGGGCGTCGGGCCGGCGGTCGCGGTCGGCGAGCGCGCGCTCGCTGACGGCGCCGACGTCACCGTCGTCTATCAGGACGACGAACCGGTCCACGAAGACCGCCTCGCAGCGCTCGCCGACGCCGGCGCGCGCGTCGTCTTCGTCTCCGACGGCGTCGACGCCGCAGTCAGGTCGCTAACCGGGCCCACCGACGCCGTACCGTTCGTCTACGGGTTCGCCGGGTTCTGCGAGGCAGCCGTCGGCGCCCTCGACGCCGCCGGCTTCGACATCGACGCCGCGAAAGTCGAGAGCTTCGGGCCCGCGCCGTAG
- a CDS encoding 2-oxoacid:acceptor oxidoreductase subunit alpha, whose amino-acid sequence MHDDLNWAIGGEAGDGIASTGKIFAQALSRAGRHVFTSKDFASRIRGGYTAYKVRTSVDEVQSVVDRLDVLIALTERTVDENLDELHEESVIIFDGDRTEFSDFEAPDDTVGLDIPLKSLAEDAGGAIMRNIVALGAVCAVTDFPIENLDESLDKRFGNKGESIVENNKEAARLGYEYVKDEYAGVENSYELETTDNDYVLLNGDEAIGMGAIAAGCRFYAGYPITPATDVMEYLTGRIEQFGGHVVQAEDELSAINMALGAARAGARSMTATSGPGIDLMSETFGLVATSETPLVITNVMRSGPSTGMPTKQEQGDLNMMLYGGHGEVPRFVLAPTSVAECFHKTVEAFNLAEKYQLPVYLTADLSMAVTERTYEPDEFDMDEVEIDRGKLVDEDEISAWQNEKDQFKAHAVTADGISPRAVPGTSGGVHMSTGLEHDELGRRTEDTDVRVEQVDKRNRKVETAEEREDFDYREFGDTDADNLVISWGSNEGTIVEALGYLDDLDVRVLSVPYIFPRPDLTEDVNTADEVVVVEANATGQFADVIEHDTLERVDRINKYDGVDFKADELADEIKQTLEA is encoded by the coding sequence ATGCACGACGACCTGAACTGGGCCATCGGCGGCGAAGCCGGCGATGGAATCGCGTCCACCGGGAAAATTTTCGCGCAGGCGCTGTCCCGCGCGGGTCGCCACGTCTTCACGTCGAAGGACTTCGCGTCCCGAATCCGTGGCGGCTACACCGCCTACAAGGTTCGAACCTCCGTCGACGAAGTACAGAGCGTCGTCGACCGACTCGACGTCCTCATCGCGCTCACCGAGCGCACCGTCGACGAGAACCTCGACGAACTCCACGAGGAGTCGGTCATCATCTTCGACGGCGACCGAACGGAGTTCTCTGACTTCGAGGCGCCCGACGACACCGTCGGCCTCGACATCCCCCTGAAGTCGCTGGCGGAGGACGCCGGCGGCGCCATCATGCGAAACATCGTCGCGCTCGGCGCCGTCTGCGCGGTCACCGACTTCCCCATCGAGAACCTCGACGAGTCCCTCGACAAGCGCTTCGGGAACAAAGGCGAGAGCATCGTCGAGAACAACAAGGAGGCCGCTCGGCTCGGCTACGAGTACGTCAAAGACGAGTACGCCGGCGTCGAGAACTCCTACGAACTGGAGACCACCGACAACGACTACGTCCTGCTGAACGGCGACGAAGCCATCGGCATGGGCGCCATCGCCGCCGGCTGCCGGTTCTACGCCGGCTACCCCATCACGCCCGCGACGGACGTCATGGAGTACCTCACCGGCCGCATCGAGCAGTTCGGCGGCCACGTCGTTCAAGCCGAGGACGAACTCTCCGCCATCAACATGGCACTCGGCGCCGCCCGCGCCGGCGCTCGCTCGATGACCGCGACCTCCGGTCCCGGCATCGACCTGATGAGCGAGACGTTCGGCCTCGTCGCCACCAGCGAGACGCCGCTGGTCATCACGAACGTCATGCGCTCGGGCCCCTCCACGGGGATGCCCACCAAGCAAGAACAGGGCGACCTCAACATGATGCTGTACGGCGGCCACGGCGAAGTGCCGCGGTTCGTCCTCGCGCCCACGTCGGTCGCGGAGTGCTTCCACAAGACCGTCGAGGCGTTCAACCTCGCCGAGAAGTACCAGCTCCCCGTCTACCTCACCGCCGACCTCTCGATGGCGGTCACCGAGCGCACCTACGAACCCGACGAGTTCGACATGGACGAAGTCGAAATCGACCGCGGGAAGCTCGTCGACGAGGACGAAATCTCCGCGTGGCAGAACGAGAAAGACCAGTTCAAGGCCCACGCCGTCACCGCCGACGGCATCAGCCCGCGCGCCGTCCCCGGCACCAGCGGCGGTGTCCACATGTCCACCGGCCTCGAACACGACGAACTCGGGCGCCGAACCGAGGACACCGACGTCCGCGTCGAACAGGTCGACAAGCGCAACCGCAAAGTCGAGACCGCCGAGGAACGCGAGGACTTCGACTACCGCGAGTTCGGCGACACCGACGCCGACAACCTCGTCATCTCGTGGGGGTCCAACGAAGGAACCATCGTCGAAGCGCTCGGCTACCTCGACGACCTCGACGTGCGCGTGCTCTCCGTGCCCTACATCTTCCCGCGACCCGACCTCACCGAGGACGTCAACACGGCCGACGAAGTGGTCGTCGTGGAAGCCAACGCCACCGGCCAGTTCGCGGACGTCATCGAACACGACACCCTCGAACGCGTCGACCGCATCAACAAGTACGACGGCGTCGACTTCAAGGCGGACGAACTCGCCGACGAAATCAAGCAGACACTGGAGGCCTAA
- a CDS encoding 2-oxoacid:ferredoxin oxidoreductase subunit beta, with the protein MSSENVRFTDFKSDKQPTWCPGCGDFGTMNGMMKALAETGNTPDDTFVVAGIGCSGKIGTYMRSYALHGVHGRALPVGTGAKLANPDLEVMVAGGDGDGYSIGVGHFIHAVRRNVDITYVVMDNRIYGLTKGQASPTSRSDFETSTTPEGPKQPPVNPLALAMSAGGSFIAQSFSSDALRHTEIVKEAIEHDGFSLVNTFSPCVTFNDVDTYDYFRDSLVDLSEEDDYDRHDYDQAKDAILDADKEYMGVLYQDENSTPYHEAHGVTENMAEIPDGAPDGATDLVREFY; encoded by the coding sequence ATGAGCTCAGAGAACGTCCGATTCACCGACTTCAAGTCCGATAAACAGCCGACGTGGTGCCCGGGTTGCGGCGACTTCGGCACCATGAACGGCATGATGAAAGCGCTCGCGGAGACCGGCAACACGCCCGACGACACGTTCGTCGTCGCGGGTATCGGCTGCTCCGGCAAAATCGGGACGTACATGCGCTCGTACGCGCTCCACGGCGTCCACGGCCGCGCACTCCCGGTCGGCACCGGCGCGAAGCTCGCCAACCCCGACCTCGAAGTGATGGTCGCGGGCGGCGACGGCGACGGCTACTCCATCGGCGTCGGCCACTTCATCCACGCCGTCCGCCGGAACGTCGACATCACGTACGTCGTGATGGACAACCGCATCTACGGCCTCACCAAGGGGCAGGCGTCCCCGACCAGCCGGTCCGACTTCGAGACCTCCACCACCCCCGAAGGCCCGAAGCAGCCGCCGGTCAACCCGCTCGCGCTCGCCATGTCCGCCGGCGGGTCGTTCATCGCGCAGAGCTTCTCCTCTGACGCGCTGCGCCACACCGAAATCGTCAAAGAAGCCATCGAACACGACGGCTTCAGCCTCGTCAACACGTTCAGCCCGTGTGTGACGTTCAACGACGTCGACACCTACGACTACTTCCGCGACTCCCTCGTCGACCTCTCCGAAGAAGACGACTACGACCGCCACGACTACGACCAAGCCAAGGACGCCATCCTCGACGCCGACAAAGAATACATGGGCGTCCTCTATCAGGACGAGAACTCCACGCCGTACCACGAAGCCCACGGCGTCACCGAGAACATGGCCGAGATTCCCGACGGCGCTCCCGACGGCGCCACCGACCTCGTCCGCGAGTTCTACTAG
- a CDS encoding succinylglutamate desuccinylase/aspartoacylase family protein — protein MTDVSPAPFRYEGEVPPGEKRHLRCEIGETYLGDPVEMPVTVVNGEAGGPTVGLVAGIHGDELNGVKVLQEVAAAYDPADLHGTLVCLHVVNVPGYLAQQRDIPIYDQDLNRSFPGRERANTAERMAHEVYRRFVAQCDFVVDFHTSTRNRTTMYHVRADTTNPDVQRLAEAFGANVILDGAGDDASLRGVATRDGIPTITVEMGKAHRFQRPLVEKALVGVESVLAEYGVLPDGEVTVPNWQEVLGGNQEKRWLRADTGGLVEMQWGPTPLVHEGETICTISDHFSTEERVVEAPFTGILVGILENPVAAPGHPLCHLARIDADTHAEIEREIEAGEFDGYRLLGLRWMGDGEEAE, from the coding sequence ATGACAGACGTTTCACCGGCGCCGTTCCGGTACGAGGGCGAGGTGCCGCCCGGCGAGAAGCGCCACTTGCGCTGCGAAATCGGGGAGACGTACCTCGGCGACCCCGTGGAGATGCCCGTTACCGTCGTGAACGGCGAGGCGGGCGGGCCGACTGTCGGGCTGGTCGCGGGCATCCACGGCGACGAACTGAACGGCGTGAAAGTGCTGCAGGAGGTCGCCGCCGCCTACGACCCCGCGGACCTCCACGGAACGCTGGTGTGCCTGCACGTCGTCAACGTCCCGGGCTACCTCGCCCAGCAGCGCGACATCCCCATCTACGACCAAGACCTCAACCGCTCGTTTCCGGGACGCGAGCGTGCGAACACCGCCGAGCGGATGGCCCACGAGGTGTACCGACGGTTCGTCGCTCAGTGCGACTTCGTCGTGGACTTCCACACGTCCACGCGGAACCGCACGACGATGTACCACGTGCGCGCGGACACCACTAACCCCGACGTGCAGCGCCTCGCGGAAGCGTTCGGCGCGAACGTAATTCTCGACGGGGCGGGCGACGACGCGTCGCTGCGTGGGGTCGCGACGCGCGACGGAATCCCCACGATTACCGTGGAGATGGGGAAGGCCCACCGCTTCCAGCGCCCGCTCGTCGAGAAGGCGCTGGTCGGCGTCGAGAGCGTGCTCGCGGAGTACGGCGTCCTCCCGGACGGCGAGGTGACGGTGCCGAACTGGCAGGAAGTACTGGGCGGCAACCAGGAGAAGCGGTGGCTGCGTGCGGACACCGGCGGCCTCGTGGAGATGCAGTGGGGGCCGACGCCGCTGGTCCACGAGGGCGAGACCATCTGCACCATCAGCGACCACTTCAGCACCGAGGAGCGCGTCGTCGAAGCGCCCTTCACGGGTATCCTCGTCGGCATTCTGGAGAACCCCGTGGCGGCGCCCGGCCACCCGCTCTGTCACCTCGCTCGCATCGACGCCGACACCCACGCCGAAATCGAGCGCGAAATCGAGGCCGGCGAGTTCGACGGCTACCGGCTGCTCGGCCTGCGGTGGATGGGCGACGGGGAGGAAGCCGAGTAA
- a CDS encoding digeranylgeranylglycerophospholipid reductase: MSEHYDVVVAGAGPAGAQCARDLAQRDYDVLVLEAEPEDGFPRQSNKSTAGTFASMTGAFGIPDDVVMQYTDEVVLESPNEHFVQTQPGAVLEFAEFKQWLVAEGREHGAEYRFDSRVNNPIMEDGNIVGVQYAGDEEVYADIVVDATGPAAPLAKKLGVCDLQRQHQAVGIEWEMEGVDVDHPDFADLRNAMMLRLDHDVVPGGYSWIFHTGGDTAKVGLCYIQGERYQQYGDTSRSIDEHLEAWLDEDPRFENAERIADTQQHRGSAHIQMPDSFSTDNFMAIGDTVPTIDPLWGEGIHKGMESARAAAITADRCLMGTATDTSADAMAIYDDLWRSRVAPDMRRRLAMTQLLYLAPNERYDRLMDDLNAMDVETLSEANQGGLGGLSDLIHLDDLPLLARFAKQRLAER, from the coding sequence ATGTCTGAGCACTACGACGTCGTCGTCGCCGGCGCCGGTCCGGCAGGAGCACAGTGTGCGCGAGACCTCGCCCAGCGGGACTACGACGTCCTCGTGCTGGAAGCCGAACCCGAGGACGGGTTCCCGCGCCAGTCGAACAAGTCCACGGCGGGCACGTTCGCGTCGATGACGGGCGCGTTCGGCATTCCCGACGACGTCGTGATGCAGTACACCGACGAGGTCGTCCTCGAATCCCCGAACGAGCACTTCGTGCAGACCCAACCCGGAGCAGTGCTTGAGTTCGCGGAGTTCAAGCAGTGGCTCGTCGCGGAGGGCCGCGAGCACGGCGCCGAGTACCGCTTCGACTCGCGCGTGAACAACCCGATCATGGAGGACGGGAACATCGTCGGCGTGCAGTACGCTGGCGACGAGGAGGTGTACGCCGACATCGTCGTGGACGCGACGGGGCCGGCGGCGCCGCTCGCGAAGAAACTCGGCGTCTGCGACCTCCAGCGCCAACATCAGGCGGTCGGCATCGAGTGGGAGATGGAGGGCGTCGACGTCGACCACCCCGACTTCGCTGACCTGCGGAACGCGATGATGCTGCGCCTCGACCACGACGTCGTCCCCGGCGGCTACTCGTGGATTTTCCACACGGGCGGAGACACGGCGAAGGTCGGGCTCTGTTACATTCAGGGCGAGCGCTACCAGCAGTACGGCGACACGTCGCGCAGCATCGACGAACACCTCGAAGCGTGGCTCGACGAGGACCCGCGCTTCGAGAACGCCGAGCGCATCGCGGACACACAACAGCACCGCGGCTCCGCGCACATCCAGATGCCGGACAGCTTCAGCACGGACAACTTCATGGCCATCGGCGACACCGTCCCCACCATCGACCCGCTGTGGGGGGAGGGCATCCACAAGGGCATGGAGTCCGCTCGCGCCGCCGCCATCACCGCCGACCGCTGTCTGATGGGGACGGCGACGGACACCTCGGCGGACGCGATGGCCATCTACGACGACCTCTGGCGGAGCCGCGTCGCCCCCGACATGCGACGCCGGCTTGCGATGACGCAACTGCTGTACCTCGCGCCGAACGAGCGCTACGACCGCCTGATGGACGACCTCAACGCGATGGACGTGGAGACGCTCAGCGAGGCCAACCAGGGCGGGCTGGGCGGGCTCTCGGACCTCATTCACCTCGACGACTTGCCGCTGCTCGCGCGGTTCGCGAAACAGCGCCTCGCGGAGCGGTAG